The Eubacteriales bacterium genome window below encodes:
- the thiI gene encoding tRNA uracil 4-sulfurtransferase ThiI, with protein MGKVILIRYGEIHLKGQNRPYFERLLINEIKRALLNIKCSVIKGEGRFYVENIKEEDILLAVSALKRVFGIHSVSVAVKTDKDMETICTKALEELKEHIGKFGGKSFKVFAKRSDKRYPLKSLDIAREVGGYLLENLKDIHVDVVNPQISVYVEIRESAYIYTNIEKGAEGMPTGSSGRAVLLLSGGLDSPVAGYMVAKRGVNLSAVYFHSFPYTGEQVKQKVLSLAQILSSYLGSIDVHIVSFTKIQTEIHKKCPEDEITLIMRRYMMKIAQSIAKNEGAKALVTGESIGQVASQTMESLSVTDAAVNMCVFRPLIGMDKVEIMDRARQIGTYDTSILPYEDCCTVFVAKHPKTRPHLNDILSSEEALDEQALIEEAISSIETIQVKPV; from the coding sequence ATGGGTAAAGTGATACTGATAAGATACGGCGAAATACACTTAAAAGGGCAGAACCGCCCTTATTTTGAGAGGCTTTTGATAAATGAAATCAAAAGGGCGCTTTTAAATATTAAATGCAGTGTAATTAAAGGCGAGGGAAGATTTTACGTTGAGAACATAAAAGAAGAGGACATTTTATTAGCAGTAAGCGCGCTAAAGCGTGTTTTTGGTATACATTCGGTAAGTGTAGCAGTCAAGACAGACAAAGATATGGAAACCATATGTACTAAAGCGCTTGAAGAACTAAAAGAACATATAGGTAAATTCGGAGGCAAAAGCTTTAAGGTGTTTGCCAAACGTTCGGACAAGAGGTATCCTCTTAAATCTTTGGATATTGCGCGTGAAGTAGGAGGGTATCTGCTTGAAAATCTAAAAGACATTCATGTAGATGTCGTAAATCCGCAAATAAGCGTTTATGTTGAAATCAGGGAAAGCGCTTATATATATACCAACATAGAAAAAGGCGCAGAAGGTATGCCGACAGGAAGCAGCGGCAGGGCGGTTTTGCTTTTATCCGGAGGGCTGGATAGCCCGGTCGCAGGATATATGGTTGCAAAGCGCGGAGTTAATTTAAGCGCAGTCTATTTCCATAGTTTTCCGTACACAGGGGAGCAAGTAAAGCAAAAAGTACTGTCTTTAGCGCAGATTCTAAGCTCCTATTTAGGTAGTATAGACGTTCACATAGTATCGTTTACTAAAATACAAACCGAGATACATAAAAAGTGCCCGGAGGATGAAATAACCCTGATAATGCGAAGGTATATGATGAAGATAGCACAGAGTATAGCAAAAAACGAAGGTGCAAAAGCTCTTGTTACCGGCGAAAGCATAGGACAAGTAGCCAGCCAGACGATGGAGAGTTTAAGCGTTACTGATGCCGCTGTCAATATGTGCGTATTTAGGCCGCTAATCGGAATGGACAAAGTTGAAATTATGGACAGGGCAAGGCAGATAGGCACCTATGATACATCTATTCTCCCGTATGAAGACTGCTGTACCGTATTCGTAGCAAAACATCCAAAGACACGCCCTCATTTAAACGACATTTTATCATCGGAAGAAGCTCTTGATGAGCAGGCCTTGATAGAAGAAGCGATTTCATCAATAGAAACTATTCAGGTAAAACCCGTTTAA
- a CDS encoding aminotransferase class V-fold PLP-dependent enzyme, with translation MSILYARREDYTIDSRDVLNALREDTALVSIMHVNNETGAVNDIYNISKMVKARNPETFFHSDGVQAFLKMPIYLANGEVDFYSMSAHKINALKGTGALYIKNANKVKPLIVGGGQEGALRSGTENTFGIACFSAAVDEHLRNIDKEAKRIEFISKKLKSSLSNMEDVSLNSPPEDKCVPNIINVSVLGVHSETLLHALEARGIYVSMGSACSSRKNVGSRILKAQGISGDRLRGAIRISLGISNTLAEADMFLNVLEQEINTLRRFKKR, from the coding sequence ATGTCGATTTTATACGCCCGGAGAGAAGATTATACGATAGATTCAAGGGATGTCTTAAATGCTTTAAGAGAGGATACTGCACTTGTCAGTATTATGCATGTCAATAACGAGACCGGTGCTGTAAATGACATATATAATATAAGTAAAATGGTAAAGGCAAGAAATCCGGAAACGTTTTTTCATTCTGACGGAGTCCAGGCTTTTTTAAAAATGCCGATTTACTTGGCAAACGGTGAAGTAGATTTTTATTCTATGAGTGCGCATAAGATAAATGCGCTTAAAGGTACTGGAGCCCTTTATATCAAAAATGCAAATAAGGTAAAACCGTTAATAGTTGGAGGAGGGCAGGAAGGGGCCTTGCGTTCTGGCACTGAAAACACGTTTGGTATAGCGTGTTTTTCTGCGGCCGTTGACGAGCATTTAAGGAACATAGACAAAGAGGCTAAGAGAATTGAATTTATAAGCAAAAAGTTAAAAAGTTCACTTTCCAATATGGAAGACGTCAGTTTAAACAGCCCGCCGGAAGATAAGTGCGTGCCTAATATAATAAACGTATCCGTTTTGGGAGTTCATTCAGAAACGCTGCTGCATGCACTCGAGGCCAGGGGAATATACGTGAGCATGGGTTCCGCATGTTCATCCAGGAAAAACGTAGGCTCAAGAATATTAAAAGCTCAGGGTATATCTGGCGATAGGCTAAGAGGGGCTATTAGGATATCACTTGGCATAAGCAACACTCTTGCTGAGGCGGATATGTTCTTAAATGTACTTGAACAAGAGATTAATACACTTCGGAGGTTTAAAAAGAGATAA
- a CDS encoding aminotransferase class V-fold PLP-dependent enzyme yields the protein MSIYFDNAATTRPYDFTRLFRNYIDSGWYNPSSIYKPSVDAAEAMNNSRLSIARALNAFAGNIVFTSGGTEANNTAIFACAEGRRRHFITTEVEHSSGYEAFLRLKNKGMNVDFIRPERRLYDRFKGCLKCFKRGYCTCQYYACQ from the coding sequence ATGAGTATATATTTTGACAATGCGGCCACGACAAGACCATACGATTTTACGAGGTTATTTAGAAACTATATAGATAGCGGCTGGTATAATCCATCTTCTATATATAAGCCATCTGTAGATGCGGCAGAAGCTATGAACAACTCCAGGTTGTCAATTGCAAGGGCTTTAAATGCATTTGCTGGCAATATAGTATTTACGTCAGGAGGGACAGAGGCCAATAACACAGCTATATTCGCCTGTGCTGAGGGCAGAAGAAGGCATTTTATAACTACTGAGGTAGAACATTCATCTGGTTACGAGGCGTTTTTAAGGCTTAAGAATAAAGGCATGAATGTCGATTTTATACGCCCGGAGAGAAGATTATACGATAGATTCAAGGGATGTCTTAAATGCTTTAAGAGAGGATACTGCACTTGTCAGTATTATGCATGTCAATAA
- a CDS encoding trypsin-like peptidase domain-containing protein, which yields MSDFDSRIPGENDPIESNDDNKEKSYSAEEPMISSKEQSAEDQGTSFKEQPSEPAFRQDTPKDTVKPKKNRGMIGIIISVCLVCLIIGALVGTYVIMPLLLNGSNLTQDSENTSSPVTSVELGGTAPDLEDSTDVIADIVEQVGPSVVGITPVSNVETTFPFNSDSTEETSYGSGFVISADGYILTNNHVVEDGDSFKVWTMDGTEYEAKLIGRDTTTEIAVLKIEATGLTVAPIGDSDSLRVGETAIAIGNPLGKSLAGTVTKGIISALNREVYYNDRYFNMIQTDASINLGNSGGPLLNTNGEVIGVNTMKSVIAGYDSYGDAVDAEGIGFAIPINDAITIAREIIEEGGIEYPGIGVNVSEISANDAQTYNVPQGLLVQEVTSGLTAEKAGVKVNDIITAVDGVETKTSDTLISAIKAKSVGDTVTLTIYRDGMTGNITVEIGDLNSISD from the coding sequence ATGAGCGATTTTGATTCAAGGATTCCGGGAGAAAATGATCCTATTGAATCTAATGATGATAATAAAGAAAAATCCTATTCGGCTGAAGAGCCTATGATAAGTTCAAAGGAGCAGTCGGCAGAAGACCAGGGAACCAGTTTTAAAGAACAGCCGTCTGAGCCAGCTTTTAGGCAGGATACGCCAAAGGATACCGTAAAACCTAAAAAGAACCGCGGTATGATAGGCATTATAATTTCCGTATGTCTTGTCTGCCTTATAATAGGGGCGTTGGTAGGTACATATGTGATTATGCCGCTTCTTTTAAACGGGTCAAACTTGACACAAGACAGCGAAAACACTAGCAGCCCTGTAACTTCTGTTGAACTCGGAGGTACGGCACCCGACCTTGAGGATTCTACAGATGTAATTGCTGATATAGTGGAACAAGTCGGGCCTTCTGTAGTGGGGATTACACCGGTTTCAAATGTAGAGACGACTTTCCCGTTTAATTCAGATTCTACAGAGGAGACGAGTTATGGTTCAGGGTTTGTAATTTCAGCAGATGGTTATATTTTAACAAATAACCACGTCGTTGAAGACGGGGACAGCTTTAAGGTATGGACTATGGACGGTACTGAATATGAAGCAAAGCTTATCGGACGTGATACTACCACTGAGATAGCCGTTTTAAAGATAGAAGCAACCGGTTTGACAGTAGCTCCTATCGGAGATTCCGATTCATTGCGAGTTGGAGAAACTGCTATAGCGATAGGGAACCCTTTGGGTAAGTCCCTTGCAGGGACAGTTACTAAAGGTATAATTTCAGCACTTAACCGTGAAGTTTATTATAACGACCGTTATTTTAATATGATACAGACAGATGCCTCGATTAACTTAGGTAACAGCGGCGGCCCGCTTTTAAATACAAACGGAGAAGTGATCGGTGTAAATACTATGAAGAGCGTAATCGCAGGATACGATTCTTATGGTGATGCAGTAGATGCTGAAGGTATAGGATTTGCTATTCCGATAAACGATGCTATCACAATAGCCAGAGAAATAATAGAAGAAGGTGGAATAGAATATCCGGGCATTGGTGTCAATGTCAGTGAAATAAGCGCTAATGATGCTCAAACTTACAACGTTCCGCAGGGCCTTTTAGTTCAGGAAGTTACAAGCGGTTTAACAGCGGAAAAGGCAGGAGTTAAGGTAAATGATATTATAACGGCTGTAGACGGAGTAGAGACAAAGACTTCAGATACGCTTATAAGTGCTATAAAAGCAAAGAGTGTAGGAGATACTGTCACCTTAACTATATACCGTGACGGCATGACTGGGAATATAACCGTTGAAATAGGAGATCTTAATTCGATATCTGATTAG
- a CDS encoding ATP-binding protein gives MLLLTTLISETLRSNDMNEKMSELKSVVADINLAFEQDSYSITGEAAYYDIIKEAAEKNDAVIWLSDTSMNIRTIVDGSGNITITNTPMNSELASIAQQVGQGNTISAVSTLENVFGTSVILVAAPLIIENKYAGAIFMYSELRELDKSLSAVFSQIFNCVLFSLAISIFVAFIFSRYFSRDIRKITTSANRLSGGDFSTRVYIKSQTEIGNLADTFNNMAGELERQEKLKTTFVADVSHELRTPMTSIQGFVQGIIDGAISKDDQETYLKTVLSEIKRLNSLIADLLEMSRLDSPELKLNIEHFDINELLRRSIINFEQAIESKKINVEIGFGDKPNMVLADPDKIAQVATNIIDNAVKFTPKGGKISINVKRSADKTNVIISDTGIGIPENELPFIFERFYKVDKARAEYKGTGLGLAIVKRIIEQHGEKISVDSKEGKGTKFTFTLPNKTTNKNVFASH, from the coding sequence TTGCTGCTTTTGACAACCCTTATATCGGAAACGCTTAGATCAAACGATATGAATGAGAAGATGTCTGAGCTAAAATCTGTTGTAGCCGATATCAATTTAGCTTTTGAACAGGATTCTTATTCTATAACAGGCGAAGCTGCTTATTACGATATAATTAAAGAGGCGGCAGAGAAAAATGATGCTGTTATCTGGTTATCTGATACATCTATGAATATAAGGACAATTGTAGATGGTTCGGGCAATATAACAATAACGAATACTCCTATGAACAGCGAGCTTGCGTCTATTGCACAGCAAGTTGGGCAGGGAAATACAATAAGCGCCGTATCTACTCTCGAAAATGTATTTGGTACGTCGGTTATATTGGTTGCGGCTCCGCTTATCATCGAAAACAAGTATGCCGGTGCTATATTTATGTACTCAGAATTAAGAGAACTGGATAAGTCGCTTTCTGCCGTATTTTCACAGATATTTAACTGCGTTTTGTTTTCACTTGCCATATCGATATTTGTGGCATTCATTTTTTCAAGGTATTTTTCAAGGGATATAAGAAAAATAACCACTTCTGCAAACAGGCTTTCAGGCGGTGATTTTTCTACAAGAGTATATATAAAGTCACAGACAGAAATAGGCAATTTAGCTGATACTTTTAACAATATGGCAGGAGAACTGGAACGTCAGGAAAAATTAAAGACTACGTTCGTGGCAGATGTTTCGCACGAACTTAGAACTCCTATGACTTCTATCCAAGGCTTTGTTCAGGGCATAATAGATGGTGCGATATCTAAAGACGACCAGGAAACATATCTAAAAACAGTACTTTCCGAGATAAAGCGTTTAAATTCTCTTATAGCGGATCTGCTAGAAATGTCTAGGTTAGATTCGCCGGAATTAAAGTTGAATATAGAGCATTTTGATATAAACGAACTTTTGAGGCGGAGTATAATAAATTTTGAACAGGCAATAGAAAGCAAAAAGATAAATGTTGAAATAGGTTTCGGCGATAAGCCGAATATGGTACTGGCAGACCCTGATAAAATAGCGCAGGTAGCGACAAATATAATCGATAATGCTGTTAAATTCACTCCTAAAGGAGGGAAAATATCCATAAATGTTAAGAGGAGCGCAGATAAGACTAATGTAATTATATCGGATACCGGGATTGGCATTCCGGAAAATGAACTTCCGTTTATATTTGAGAGGTTTTATAAAGTGGATAAAGCGAGGGCAGAATATAAAGGTACTGGCCTCGGGCTGGCTATAGTAAAGAGGATAATAGAACAGCATGGTGAGAAGATAAGTGTAGACTCCAAAGAAGGCAAAGGCACTAAATTTACGTTCACATTGCCGAATAAAACTACGAACAAGAATGTTTTTGCTTCACATTAA
- a CDS encoding response regulator transcription factor: MNNILVVDDDININKVITLYLEKEGYKAYTAEDGKAALNVIANQKIDLVILDIMMPVMDGWDTLKEIRKTSQMPVIMLSAKGETFDKVLGLELGADDYIVKPLEPKELLARVRAVLRRTNNPGKSEEEDPTINYEDLTIDISNYRVEYKENVIEMPPKEIELLYFLASHPNKVFTREQLLQNVWDFDYFGDSRTVDVHIKRVREKIGEENKGWNVRTVWGVGYKFEVK, encoded by the coding sequence ATGAATAATATACTTGTAGTAGACGACGATATAAATATAAATAAAGTTATAACTTTATATCTTGAGAAAGAAGGGTACAAGGCTTATACGGCGGAAGACGGAAAAGCTGCCCTTAATGTCATCGCAAACCAGAAGATAGACTTAGTTATTCTAGACATCATGATGCCGGTTATGGACGGATGGGATACTTTAAAAGAGATAAGGAAAACAAGCCAGATGCCGGTCATTATGCTATCCGCAAAAGGGGAAACTTTTGACAAGGTCTTGGGATTAGAACTCGGCGCGGACGATTATATAGTCAAGCCGCTTGAACCAAAAGAACTTTTGGCGCGTGTTCGTGCGGTTTTACGAAGGACAAATAACCCGGGTAAGAGTGAGGAAGAAGACCCAACGATAAACTATGAAGACCTAACGATAGATATATCCAATTACAGGGTAGAGTACAAGGAAAATGTCATAGAGATGCCGCCAAAAGAAATAGAGCTTTTATATTTCTTGGCAAGCCACCCAAACAAGGTGTTTACGCGTGAACAGCTGCTGCAGAATGTATGGGACTTTGATTATTTTGGCGATTCGCGTACAGTAGACGTACATATAAAACGCGTGAGAGAAAAAATAGGCGAGGAAAATAAAGGCTGGAATGTTCGTACAGTCTGGGGCGTAGGGTATAAATTTGAGGTGAAATAG
- a CDS encoding DUF523 domain-containing protein codes for MKEQQKKKVIAVSACLLGKKCRYNGGSKQNEDMLALKETHCVIPICPECLGGMKIPRPPSEILGGDGDAVLDGRARVLSKTGEDVTEHLISGAKKALQKLQREGIEEAYLKESSPSCGVNLIHDGSFTDKKLKGSGVFGALLRRNGIKIRGID; via the coding sequence ATGAAAGAACAGCAAAAGAAGAAAGTTATAGCCGTTTCAGCATGCTTGCTTGGTAAAAAGTGCAGGTATAACGGCGGTTCTAAACAAAACGAAGATATGCTAGCATTAAAAGAAACCCACTGTGTAATACCAATATGCCCTGAATGTTTGGGAGGCATGAAAATACCGCGCCCGCCATCTGAGATCTTAGGAGGGGACGGGGATGCGGTGCTGGACGGGCGCGCACGTGTTTTATCTAAGACGGGGGAAGACGTGACAGAGCACTTGATAAGCGGCGCAAAAAAAGCACTTCAAAAATTACAGCGCGAAGGTATTGAAGAAGCGTATTTAAAAGAATCAAGCCCATCCTGTGGCGTAAATTTAATACATGATGGTAGTTTTACAGATAAAAAACTAAAAGGAAGTGGGGTGTTTGGCGCACTTTTAAGGCGAAACGGGATAAAAATCCGGGGTATTGATTAA
- a CDS encoding endonuclease MutS2: MHQKVLKTLEYNKIIEMLLLKVRSSKGRKIAQELTPETDIDKVNQLLNETQEAYECLIKNTFHPISSFADIDSELTRLKMGAPLSCAELLKVLSVLKASVRAKKGVTGKLLKALADDLFIARDIIDTIENAIISDTEVADSASRDLKSIRQKILRENDAIRDKLNSIIKNADTSKYLQDSLITIRNGRYVVPVRAEHKSAIKGLVHDQSASGQTLFIEPIAVLEANNRLRQLKAEEEAEIVRILLEISKELFSHFEEIDKTVKILSMLDLIFAKAQLAISMDAFRPIINSEGKTDIRSGRHPLIDAKEVVPVSLKLGYEYRGLVITGPNTGGKTVTLKLTGLLQLMAQSGLFVTAKEGSILTVYKKIFADIGDEQSIEQSLSTFSSHIKNIKMILRYASEDSLVLLDELGAGTDPQEGAALASAILEELRDKRVYVLATTHFSEIKTLAAEDNYFENAGMEFNIETLTPTFRLFIGASGLSNAFLISERLGVPVRVLNKAKEHMSPERLKADELVIRAEKMSSETQKLYEQAEKLEKEAQIKMDEAERDLKKANELSAKIIEESREQARDIIKDTKNVSEQIIDELKKSGSSMREVMSAASSARSSIKDTEHKFETQKVKRDHVKDKELLLPGTEVKILSLNTRGTVVNPPDEKGNLQVISGIIKMNVNMEDLQITELKKEQQISSRVQLEKKPVSMSIDVRGKNVEEALIEVDKYLDEAYLYGLNEVTIIHGKGTGVLRQGIRDYLKRASYVASMRNGKFGEGEMGVTVVEIKR, from the coding sequence ATGCACCAAAAGGTTTTAAAAACGCTTGAATATAATAAAATAATCGAAATGTTATTGTTAAAAGTAAGGTCTAGTAAAGGCAGAAAAATTGCTCAAGAGCTTACTCCTGAAACGGATATAGATAAAGTAAACCAACTTTTAAATGAGACACAGGAAGCATATGAATGTCTCATTAAAAATACATTCCACCCGATAAGCAGTTTTGCGGATATAGATTCAGAGCTTACCAGGTTAAAAATGGGCGCACCCCTTTCCTGTGCAGAGTTATTAAAGGTTTTGTCTGTGTTAAAAGCATCGGTTAGAGCAAAAAAAGGCGTAACAGGAAAGCTTTTAAAGGCTTTGGCAGATGATCTTTTTATTGCAAGGGACATTATAGATACGATAGAGAACGCAATAATAAGCGACACTGAAGTTGCAGACAGCGCGTCTAGAGATCTTAAAAGCATAAGGCAAAAGATATTAAGGGAAAACGATGCGATAAGAGATAAACTTAATTCCATTATAAAAAATGCGGACACGTCTAAATACTTGCAGGATTCACTTATTACCATTAGGAACGGGAGATATGTAGTTCCGGTTAGAGCAGAGCATAAATCTGCAATAAAGGGCCTGGTACACGACCAGTCTGCTTCCGGGCAGACGCTTTTTATAGAGCCTATTGCCGTACTTGAGGCGAATAACCGTTTAAGGCAGCTAAAGGCAGAAGAAGAGGCGGAAATAGTACGCATACTCCTTGAAATAAGCAAAGAACTTTTTTCACATTTTGAAGAGATAGATAAAACAGTAAAGATTTTAAGCATGCTCGATTTGATATTTGCCAAAGCTCAGTTGGCCATTTCGATGGACGCATTCCGCCCGATCATAAACAGCGAAGGCAAAACGGACATAAGGAGCGGCAGGCACCCGCTTATAGATGCAAAAGAAGTTGTGCCCGTAAGCTTAAAGCTTGGCTATGAATATCGGGGACTTGTTATAACAGGCCCTAATACCGGCGGAAAAACAGTTACTCTTAAATTGACAGGGCTGCTTCAGCTAATGGCGCAAAGCGGGCTTTTTGTCACCGCTAAAGAAGGCTCCATCCTTACTGTCTATAAAAAGATATTTGCAGATATAGGGGACGAGCAGAGCATAGAACAGTCTCTTTCTACGTTTTCTTCACATATAAAAAACATAAAAATGATACTTAGATATGCTAGCGAGGATTCACTTGTATTATTAGACGAACTCGGTGCCGGAACAGACCCGCAGGAAGGCGCGGCACTTGCCTCGGCGATTTTAGAAGAGTTAAGGGATAAAAGGGTATATGTCCTTGCGACAACTCACTTTAGCGAAATAAAGACATTGGCAGCAGAAGACAATTACTTTGAAAATGCAGGGATGGAATTTAATATAGAAACGCTTACGCCCACATTCAGGCTATTTATCGGTGCGTCTGGATTAAGTAATGCATTTTTGATCTCAGAGCGTTTAGGCGTACCTGTAAGGGTGCTTAATAAGGCAAAGGAACATATGTCCCCTGAAAGGCTTAAAGCAGACGAGCTTGTCATCAGAGCGGAAAAGATGTCCAGTGAAACCCAAAAGCTATACGAACAAGCTGAAAAACTTGAAAAAGAAGCTCAAATAAAAATGGATGAAGCGGAAAGAGATTTAAAAAAAGCAAATGAATTGAGCGCAAAGATAATAGAAGAATCGCGTGAACAAGCAAGAGATATTATAAAAGATACCAAAAACGTCTCTGAACAGATAATAGATGAACTGAAAAAATCCGGAAGCAGCATGCGTGAAGTCATGTCTGCAGCTTCTTCGGCAAGGAGCAGTATAAAAGATACTGAGCATAAATTTGAAACCCAAAAGGTTAAAAGAGACCATGTAAAGGATAAAGAATTGCTTTTGCCCGGCACAGAGGTGAAAATATTATCTTTAAACACTAGGGGGACTGTTGTCAACCCACCTGATGAGAAGGGAAATTTGCAGGTGATTTCCGGGATAATTAAGATGAACGTTAATATGGAGGACTTGCAGATAACAGAATTGAAAAAGGAGCAGCAAATATCATCCCGCGTGCAGCTTGAGAAAAAGCCTGTTTCTATGTCTATAGACGTGCGTGGCAAAAACGTGGAAGAGGCTTTGATTGAAGTAGATAAGTATTTAGACGAGGCTTATTTATATGGCCTTAATGAAGTCACTATTATACACGGCAAAGGTACGGGGGTTTTAAGGCAGGGTATACGTGATTATTTAAAGAGAGCAAGTTATGTCGCTTCAATGAGAAACGGGAAATTCGGCGAGGGTGAAATGGGAGTAACTGTCGTTGAAATAAAAAGGTAA
- a CDS encoding cell division protein ZapA, which translates to MEKTRTTVNIGGHEYAIAGIESEEYIHKVAIYVDKKMSEIKSNTINLNTTMLAILTSINVADDLIKTQEKYTMAAAELQSAQEELKRMKIENALLKEEKKEMRSTPVKRTFDGYK; encoded by the coding sequence ATGGAAAAGACGCGCACAACCGTAAATATCGGCGGTCATGAGTACGCAATTGCAGGTATTGAAAGTGAAGAATACATTCACAAAGTTGCAATTTATGTGGACAAAAAGATGAGTGAGATAAAATCTAATACAATAAATCTAAATACCACAATGCTCGCGATTTTAACATCAATAAATGTTGCGGACGATTTGATAAAAACCCAGGAAAAGTACACGATGGCGGCAGCGGAACTGCAAAGCGCACAAGAGGAACTTAAGCGGATGAAGATCGAAAATGCGCTTTTGAAAGAAGAAAAAAAGGAAATGCGTTCCACTCCTGTAAAAAGGACCTTTGATGGGTATAAATAA